The following coding sequences are from one Strix uralensis isolate ZFMK-TIS-50842 chromosome 6, bStrUra1, whole genome shotgun sequence window:
- the ACKR3 gene encoding atypical chemokine receptor 3, which produces MSALDLTSILDFLETANLTEINWTCNNGDCITVDATTCPGTLNKSALLYTLSFFYIFIFVIGLVANSVVVWVNLQAKMTGYETHLYIFNLAIADLCVVITLPVWVVSLVQHNQWHMGEVTCKITHLIFSINLYSSIFFLACMSVDRYLSVAYFTNSSNRKKKIIRRCICILVWLLAFSASLPDTYYLKTVSSNNETYCRPVYPEESFKEWLIGMELISIVLGFLIPFPIIALFYFLLAKTISASSDQERKSNGKIIFSYVVVFLVCWLPYHVAVLLDIFYSLHFIPFSCQMENFLYATLHITQCFSLVHCCVNPILYSFINRNYRYELMKAFIFKYSAKTGLTKLIDASRVSEAEYSALEQNAK; this is translated from the coding sequence ATGAGCGCACTTGACTTGACTTCCATCCTCGATTTTCTGGAAACAGCCAACTTGACAGAGATCAACTGGACGTGCAACAACGGTGACTGCATCACGGTTGATGCAACAACATGCCCTGGCACGCTCAACAAAAGTGCCCTGCTATACACCCTGTCCTTCTTCTACATTTTCATCTTTGTCATAGGGCTGGTGGCCAACTCGGTTGTGGTGTGGGTCAACCTCCAAGCCAAAATGACTGGCTATGAAACCCACCTCTACATTTTTAATTTGGCTATCGCCGATCTGTGCGTCGTCATCACCCTTCCGGTGTGGGTCGTCTCCCTCGTCCAGCATAACCAGTGGCACATGGGAGAAGTCACGTGCAAGATAACTCACCTTATATTTTCCATCAACTTGTACAGCAGCATCTTTTTCCTGGCTTGCATGAGTGTGGACCGCTACCTCTCAGTTGCCTATTTCACCAATTCCAGCAATCGCAAGAAGAAGATAATCCGTCGCTGCATCTGCATTTTAGTGTGGCTTCTTGccttctctgcctctctcccagACACCTATTATCTCAAGACCGTCTCTTCCAACAACGAAACCTACTGCCGCCCCGTCTATCCAGAGGAGAGCTTCAAAGAGTGGTTGATTGGCATGGAGCTCATCTCCATCGTGCTGGGCTTTCTCATCCCTTTTCCCATCATCGCTCTCTTCTATTTTCTCCTTGCGAAGACCATCTCTGCCTCCAGTGACCAAGAGAGGAAAAGCAATGGGAAGATCATTTTCTCCTACGTTGTCGTGTTTCTCGTCTGCTGGCTACCCTACCATGTGGCTGTCCTGCTTGACATCTTCTATAGCCTTCATTTCATACCTTTCAGTTGTCAGATGGAGAACTTCTTGTATGCCACTCTTCACATCACTCAGTGTTTCTCTCTAGTCCATTGCTGCGTCAACCCCATCCTGTACAGCTTCATTAACCGCAACTACAGATATGAGCTCATGAAAGCCTTTATTTTCAAGTACTCTGCCAAAACTGGTCTCACTAAACTTATCGATGCTTCCAGAGTGTCAGAAGCAGAATACTCTGCTCTGGAGCAAAATGCCAAATGA